One stretch of Methylopila sp. 73B DNA includes these proteins:
- the modB gene encoding molybdate ABC transporter permease subunit: MGLETGDADAIRLSLLVASVGTLATLPLAVLVAVALARGRFPGKILLDGLVHLPLVLPPVVTGYLLLIAFGRRGILGPALESCCGLVFSFRWTGAALAAGIMGFPLMVRAIRLSIEAVDRRLEAAAETLGASRIGAFFAVTLPLSLPGVLAGGVLAFAKALGEFGATITFVSNIPGETRTLPAAIYTLTQTPGGDAAAGRLVLVAIALSLGALILSELFARRLSARIVG; encoded by the coding sequence CTGGGGCTTGAGACCGGCGACGCCGACGCCATCCGCCTGAGCCTGCTCGTCGCCTCGGTCGGTACGCTCGCGACCCTGCCGTTAGCGGTGCTGGTTGCGGTCGCGCTCGCGCGCGGCCGTTTTCCCGGCAAGATCCTGCTCGACGGGCTCGTCCACCTGCCGCTGGTGCTGCCGCCGGTCGTCACCGGCTACCTCCTGCTGATCGCCTTCGGCCGCCGCGGGATCCTCGGCCCCGCGCTCGAAAGCTGCTGCGGGCTGGTGTTCTCGTTCCGCTGGACGGGGGCTGCGCTCGCGGCCGGCATCATGGGCTTTCCGCTGATGGTGCGGGCGATCCGGCTCTCGATCGAGGCGGTCGACCGGCGGCTGGAGGCGGCGGCGGAGACGCTCGGCGCGAGCCGCATCGGGGCGTTCTTCGCGGTCACCCTGCCGCTCAGCCTGCCGGGCGTGCTGGCGGGCGGCGTGCTCGCCTTCGCCAAGGCGCTCGGCGAGTTCGGGGCCACCATCACCTTCGTCTCCAACATCCCCGGCGAGACCCGCACCCTGCCGGCCGCGATCTACACCCTGACCCAGACTCCCGGCGGCGACGCCGCGGCGGGGCGCTTGGTGCTGGTCGCGATTGCGCTGTCGCTCGGCGCGCTGATCCTGTCCGAGCTGTTCGCCCGCCGGCTTTCAGCACGGATCGTCGGATGA
- the modA gene encoding molybdate ABC transporter substrate-binding protein — protein sequence MFRRTVLGRLALAVALIAAPAGLAFADEAKAPVIVFAAASLKNALDKIGADWTKETGVEVKVSYAASSALAKQIEQGAPADLFISADLDWMDYVAKKDLIVADTRQNLLGNRLVLVAASDWSKGDVDLKPGVDLAAVLGDGRLAMGEVASVPAGKYGKAALEKLGAWDGVSAKVAGAESVRAALALVSRGEAPLGVVYKTDAAADPKVKIVGTFPADSHPPIVYPVAKLKDSKSGNADALLKRLTAAPARSAFETAGFAVLPPVSGS from the coding sequence ATGTTCCGCCGCACCGTCCTTGGGCGCCTCGCGCTCGCCGTCGCCCTCATCGCCGCGCCCGCAGGCCTCGCCTTCGCCGACGAGGCCAAGGCGCCCGTCATTGTGTTCGCCGCCGCCTCGCTTAAGAACGCGCTCGACAAGATCGGCGCGGACTGGACCAAGGAGACCGGCGTCGAAGTCAAGGTGAGCTACGCCGCGTCCTCCGCGCTCGCCAAGCAGATCGAGCAGGGCGCGCCCGCCGACCTGTTCATCTCCGCCGACCTCGACTGGATGGACTACGTCGCCAAGAAGGATCTGATCGTCGCCGACACGCGCCAGAACCTGCTGGGCAACCGCCTCGTGCTGGTGGCTGCGAGCGACTGGTCGAAGGGCGACGTGGACCTCAAGCCCGGCGTCGATCTCGCCGCCGTTCTCGGCGACGGCCGTCTCGCCATGGGCGAGGTCGCCTCCGTTCCCGCCGGCAAGTACGGCAAAGCCGCGCTTGAGAAGCTCGGCGCCTGGGACGGCGTGTCGGCCAAGGTCGCGGGCGCCGAGAGCGTGCGCGCGGCGCTGGCTCTGGTCTCCCGCGGCGAGGCGCCGCTCGGCGTCGTCTACAAAACCGACGCCGCGGCCGATCCGAAGGTCAAGATCGTCGGGACCTTCCCCGCCGACAGCCACCCGCCGATCGTCTACCCCGTCGCCAAGCTCAAGGATTCGAAGAGCGGCAACGCGGACGCCCTGCTGAAGCGCCTCACCGCGGCGCCCGCCCGCTCGGCCTTCGAGACCGCCGGTTTCGCGGTGCTGCCGCCCGTTTCGGGGAGCTGA
- a CDS encoding HigA family addiction module antitoxin — protein sequence MTRTNDDMDEAEALPPMHPGEVLREEFLIPFAVSAGKVARACGVPRTRIERVAKEELGITPDTAVRLGLYFGTSTEFWLNLQARYDAQTAAATREALAKAIEPIHRAA from the coding sequence ATGACGCGCACGAACGACGACATGGACGAAGCCGAGGCTCTGCCGCCGATGCACCCCGGCGAGGTGCTGAGGGAGGAGTTCCTCATTCCGTTCGCAGTCTCGGCCGGCAAGGTCGCCCGGGCCTGCGGCGTTCCGCGGACGCGAATCGAACGGGTCGCGAAGGAGGAACTGGGGATCACCCCCGACACCGCCGTCCGGCTCGGGCTCTATTTCGGCACCAGCACGGAGTTCTGGCTCAATCTTCAGGCTCGCTACGACGCACAGACGGCAGCGGCCACGCGCGAGGCGTTGGCGAAGGCGATCGAACCGATCCATCGGGCGGCATGA
- a CDS encoding N-acetyltransferase: protein MAVIRDEAPADAGAREALLDRAFGSARFAKTCERLRAGRLAARGLALKAEIGGRLVGTLRFWHVAAGGRAALMLGPLAVEADVRESGVGAALMREGLARAAALGHQAVILVGDAPYYARFGFDAGTVEGLTMPGPVERARFLGLELVPGALADAAGLVRATGAVALPTREIPAAAPKRAA, encoded by the coding sequence ATGGCCGTCATTCGTGACGAGGCCCCGGCCGACGCCGGGGCCCGCGAGGCGCTGCTCGACCGCGCGTTCGGTTCCGCCCGCTTCGCCAAGACCTGCGAGCGCCTGCGCGCCGGCCGTCTGGCCGCCCGCGGCCTTGCGCTCAAGGCCGAGATCGGCGGGCGCCTGGTGGGCACGCTGCGCTTCTGGCACGTGGCCGCGGGCGGCCGCGCCGCGCTGATGCTCGGGCCGCTCGCGGTCGAGGCGGACGTGCGCGAAAGCGGCGTCGGCGCCGCGTTGATGCGCGAGGGCCTGGCCCGCGCGGCGGCGCTCGGCCATCAGGCCGTGATCCTCGTCGGCGACGCGCCCTATTACGCCCGGTTCGGCTTCGACGCCGGCACGGTCGAGGGCCTCACCATGCCCGGCCCGGTCGAGCGCGCGCGTTTCCTCGGCCTCGAACTCGTCCCCGGCGCGCTCGCCGACGCCGCCGGCCTCGTCCGCGCGACCGGCGCCGTCGCCCTGCCGACGCGCGAGATCCCGGCGGCCGCTCCGAAGCGCGCGGCCTGA